gaTTCGTTGGATTTTTCGTACTTTATTTGTTAATCCAGAAGAGAAGTTGGCCTTTCTCATTGCTAGTTATTCAGGAGCAATGACTTCTAAAGTGTTGCATAAAGTAAATAAAATCAGCAAGATTCTCCAAAGAAAGGATATGGTTATTGGTGAGGGTATTAATCTCTTAAAAGGTTTGATTATCTTTTTGGAAGAATACAGAAATACTGGTTTTGAAGCCGCGAAGAGTGAAGCTGAAAAGATTGCTTTACAAATGGAGGTTGAACCCATATTTCGTGAAACTCGTATTCGTCATAAAAAAAGATTTTTTGATGAAATGCTCGAGATGAACCAATACAAGGAGCTGAAGAATATTTTCGAGTAAATTATTTTTTGCAGATGATTGATAATGCTATTTCTTCACTCAAGACAAGGTTTGAGCAGTTTCAGAAATATGAAGAGACTTTTGGATTCTTATTTAACTTGAACAAGTTGAAAGACGCAGATGATGAGAGTTTGAACAATTCATGTGCTGCACTTGAAGATTTTTTGAAACATGAGGATGATTCTGATATTAATGCACTTGAACTATTTTCTGAATTGCAGTTACTCAGAAAAGCATTACCGGATTGGATTACCAAACCACTTGAAGTCTTGGAGTATGTCAAAAATTTGCATCATGGGTTTCCTAATGCTTGGATAGCTTATAGAATATTATTAACCATTCCGGTTACAGTAGCTTCTGCCGAAAGAAGTTTCTCAAAGCTTAAGTTGATAAAGAACTATCTTCGATCAACTATGTCTCAAGATAGATTGAATGGTTTGGCCATATTGTCTATTGAGAAAAAGATGGTAGCTAAGTTTGATTACGATAATTTAGTCGACAATTTTGCGCAACAAAAAGCGCGGAGAATATGAACATtttgttatttgatttagttTATATATGTCATTtcctataattaaataaatttatgtaGCATATTAGATACTGTTGATTAATTATGTGCATTTAATCATCAGTTTTTATGTGAtatttgtatatttaattttaaaaaaaattatataaaacattCACCTAAAAAAATAGCCTAGGGCCTCCAAATTTCTGAAGACGGCCCTGCATGGGCTGGCTAGCTACTTTAATTGTGAATTCATTTCATTCAAAAAAGTTAAAAGGCATTCATTAGGTCCTTAGCTGACATGAAATTTTTgtttgagtgggtctcatgtgagaccgtctcacggatcttaatatgtgagacgggttaatcatacccatattcacaataaaaagtaatactcttagcataaaaagtaatacgttttcatagatgacccaaataagagatccgtctcacaaatactatccgtgagaccgtctcacacaagtttttgtctttttgtTTAGTACAACTAGGGGAGGGTGCCGGTGGGGTTTGCATGGCATTTTTTGGCTCTTTATAGTGGATTCAATACCGTATCTCTTTCTCTATATATAAATGCATCCGGCCAGCTAGCCCATTAACTACACATTTTCCCTATAAATAACTCTGCCAAACCACAATTCCTCATTCTTATCTATCCAAATTCTCATATATTTTTCGGAGCTAAGCACGTACGTCCACAGAGCTAAGCatgactatatatatatatatatatctatctgCGTTTCATTACAGTCACGACTAAATATTCACTGTATCACACGATATTATAGAAACATTTGAGAAAGCAGAATAAGCTGCCTTTAGGTAAATCCCCGCCGGCCCTTGGCTGGTTGCATATTCATCGcttgtttttttttctatttccGACTTTTAACTAATAAAGTCATCGGAAGGATAAATTTCACGTCTTTGCTTCATCAtccatatattatatatcatcGTATCCCACGAACCAAAAATTGTGCTTAAAAGCCATGCATCAATATTGTCCGTACGTAAACTAATGAAGTGCCGGAAGATCATTAGAATCTAGATCATAATTGTATGTTGATCTATATCTGTCGGAATTGCATCTTTTGCCATTTATTTAACTATAATGCTGTAAATTTTGGTGAATCTGTTGGCTCCGATTATATGCACCTGTATTTTCAGGTGAAAGCAGATGTGACCGAGGGTTCAACTAAGTTAGCTGAGGCTATTAGCGATGATTCTGAAGCAGTAATATGTGCTACTGGTTTTCGACCTTCATGGGATTTAACGGCTCCATGGAAGGTGAGTGAATTTCTTCGGTTTTTGTGTTCTTGGTTCTGTTACACTTTGGATGCATACTCTTCATGGACTTGTGCAATCTTCTTGTGTAGGTGGATAACTTTGGGACAGTAAACCTAGTTGAAGCTTGCAGAAACGTGGTGTATCTGGTCGAAGCATGAAATCCCCAACAGTGTAGTACTTACTTGTCACCTTAGACACAGAGCCACCATCTTTTGTTACCTCAAAGTTGACTTCATATGTAATCTTTTCAAGTTTATCTGTCAACGCCTCTCCTTCAATCAACGTGTACTTGTACACAAGGGACTCTTCATCAAGCTCATCTACGCGATATTTCAAAGATTTGAAGTTTCCACCATAAGCAAAATTAATCTGCTAGATGCTTCCGGCACCTCCATCACCTTCAGTAATCTGAATGCTGCTGATGGCTTGTGGCATCAGCTTCGGTATCAAGTTGTGTGAGTCCACAATTGAGGCCTTGAAGACTTTTGAAGGATGGATTGGAGAAATGTGCACGTCAGTGAATGTGGTAATAGCCATGTTCTTTGGTGCTTTTTCTTATTAAAAGCTGGAATATTGTTTTTGCTTGGCGAAGTTATCACAGGGAAGTGCTGTATTTATAGATTTAAAATCGGAAGTTTTAAATTCATTCATGTTTGTGGACGGCCTAATACATTCCATTTCTTGTCTATTTGTGCTGCAAAGGTTGCGGGATGCTGAAGTTTGTATTCAAGGAAAACTCCAGTTTACTCTTATTTTTCCCATTTTATTATTCTTGTTACTCGATTGATATTATTACAGAAAAAGGTATAATTCCCAGAATCTGGAATGACATTGGCGAGATTCTGGGATTTGGAGCATTATGGAGGATCGTCATCTGGGGATTTAACAAAGTTTATCCCTGTTATGACTCAGAACCTGTAGttatagcctataaatagaatcCATGGTCACATTATATATCCAACACAATCCAATCAATAAGAACCCTCAAAACAGTAGCGAACGAAAATGGGTGTCCTTACTTTTACAGAAGAGCACGCTTCTGCAGTCTGTCCAAAAAGAATCTTTAAAGCCTCAATTCTAGACTCCAGTAACTTGATCCCAAAACTTCTCCCACAGGTAATTAAAAGCATGGAATTTCTTCAAGGCAACGGTGGAGTGGGAAGCATAAAACAAGTTAATTTTGCTGAAGGTAACTAACTAAACATCCAAACCTGTTTACGATATTGCATATAATTCTAATCCAGTTATGAGATGTGTTTTTaatcttaattttattttttataggtAGTGATCTTAAATCTTTGAAGTATCAGATTGATGAACTGAACGAAGAGACATACAGTTATAGCTACACGGTGATTGAAGGGGATACTTTAATGGACAATCTTGATAAGATAACACATGAAATCAAGTTGTTGGAAGCAGCACCAGATGGGGGTACATTTTCTAAGGTGACCAGCACTTATTAGACAAAAGGCGATTTCTCGCTGACAGAGAAAGAGATAAAAGCCGGGAAAGAGAAAGTATTGGGAGTTTACAAGGCTGTGGAGGTTTATCTGATCCAGAACCCCAGTGCTTATGCTTGAGAAATGTCATCTTTTCTGTTCTTTAAGGCCGTCATGTTTGGTTTATAAATTTTACTATGTTTGGAAATAACGAAACTCTCCACTTGTGTAGTAAATAACTCTGTTTTCAGAATACCAGCATCTTCAGCTTGAGCTCGGACATTTGTGAAAATCATCACGTAGATGAACAAGACAACACCAACCTGGTTATTTAAGTTGGTCAAACAATGTTGCTCAATTCTTGTTCACTCCAAACAAGGACGATAATTTTGTTTATCCCGTGCCTACAATTTCCTCTTTCTTTTCAACtgctatcatttttattttcaagtttttAACTAGACGAAGTTATGTGTCTCAGTTGAGATTTTAACTGTTCCTGCATGCATACTTACATCAAATTTGTTCAAGAAACAGTTTGTACAACGAATTGtataaaacaaaattaatatgttAGATCCTCCCTCACTGTAATGACTCCGTGGCCCAATGGATAAGGCCGTGGTCTACAGTTCGATCCCCGGCGGAGTCGCttcattctttattttttgttttttcggACTACTCTTATCTTATCTTAATAAAATAAATGcgctttaaaatataataaacattttttaggggttttccaatTTTGAAAGTCCATGTCGATTTACGttgttaaatttttatttttcataataATAAAGTCAAGAATTCGTAAATATTTTAACAAGgagttaataaaaatatttatggtGTGTCAGGAAGTGGAAAATTAATTTCCCTACTGATCACAAAAATATGTATGTTGATAGGGATTTTACTCCAATTTTCCCGATTAAAGATTAAATATTGCGTggtaagttatatattattttcattgtatgtctttttttaaaaaaattattcaatcTCCTTCAACACCCAAATTACTAATTAAGTAGTAATCTTCTTATAAcgaaatgtgtgtgtgtattttttACTAAGTTATGtacatattttattaaatccttaataatttcgaaaattaattattacataccctcaaataattaatactaggagttttgaaatatatatttttttgagaTAAATTTTAGTAGTATTTTAACTTGCAAGATTTTGTTTGGGCTTGGGCTTTAACGGAGCGCCGGGTTACAGATTCATCTGTATCAAAACAGATTCATCTGCTGTATCAAAACAGATTCATCTGTATCAAAATCCTATCGCTATACAGCAAAAACCCCACCCTCAAACTCTCTTCGCCGcggagagaaaagaaaaaaagatgGAATCTTGCGGGTGTCAAATTCAGAGTAGCATGTCAGGTAAATCTATGTTTGTGCTTTAAGTTCGATCAAATTTTGTGGGTAGTTTGAGTGGATGGGAGAACTTTGGGAATTTCAAAGAATTGAACCTTTACCCATCGGTTTTCTATTGAAAGTTTTTTAAGCTTTAAAGTGTAATTCCGACGACGGAGTGGATGTGATCGAGGGATTTATTATAGGGTTTATGAGTGAGCCATGTCCTGGAAATTTATTTGAAAGTGTGGTTGAAGGTTAAAACACGTTGGTTTCTTAAtacataataattatatatgttaATTTTGATTATTCCTCGTTGAATTATATAAGAACTAGATATCAAGCATGATTAGTTTGTTTCAATTCTGACTGCAGAGTCGTCGCACCTACATGGTAGGAAGAAACGTACGATGGGCCGTCGTAAAattgaaatgaaaaaaatacaGAAAAAAGCGAGCTTGCAAGTCTCTTTTTCCAAAAGACGCACAGGGCTATTCAAAAAGGCCAGTGAATTATGCATCCTGTGCGGTTCGGAACTCTCCATCATCGTACAATCTCCGGCGAAGAAGTTTTACGCATTCCACAGCCGCAGATTCGAAATGGGAGATGTTTTTATAGATGATGCCAGAACTGAGTACGAGGAGGCTGTTAGAATGTTGGAAgaaaagaagaaggaattgattggTACTGCAACGAATCGTGAATTCTGGTGGGATCAGCAAATTGAGGGGATGGATGCTCAAGAACTTGAGGGATATTTGGAAAGTTTAGAATCTTTGAGGAAGAACGTTTCGTCCAGAATTGAAGAGATGGAGAAACTGTCGGGCATGATATAAAATAAATGCATTTTAAGGTTTTCCAATTTTGAAAGTCCATATCGATTTACATTgttaaatttttgttttagGAGAAAGAGATTAAATATTGTGTGgaaagttatatattattttcgTTGTatgtcttgttttttttttttgtttgtttaattATTCAATCTCCTTCAACACCCAAATTACTAATTAAGTAATCTTCTTATAACGAAATATGTGTATGTATTTTTACTAAGTTATGtacatattttattaaatccttaataattttgaaaattaattattaCATACCCTCGAATAATTAATACACGGAGTGGatgttaattaaaatatatagagATTTAAAAATGAGATGGTTATCTTGTTCCTGGAATTCGTTCAGATTTGAtgattttcagattttgatatctAAGATTATTATCGGTAAATCCAAAACATTTATTAAGACAAAACAAATCTTTTGACATATCTTGAAAGATACACTGgtttttccttttaaaaataaaagatccAATTAATTTGTTGCATTTGAACGACCAAATTAAtatagaattgatgatttggcataaacagaagatcacAACTGATTTGTTGATCAAATATTGTTTTGTTTGAACTTTATGATCGAATCATttgatatattaaataaaaataattttgagtaAACTTTATCTGATTTTTTGGAAAGTTTGTTATGGTTCGgcaaattttatattttctttaGCTTAGTCATCTTTCTTCGATTTTTTTATATACTTTACATAATTTTGTAATCTATTGATGAAATatgaattttaaaattcttattgttgttcaaaaaaaattcttattGTTAAGAAAATGGTGGGGAGTTTTGATTGTTAAAgaagaattattttattttttataatgtttttttttaaatttatttttgaagcCATATTTCTTGATGTGTCTATCATAATACCATAATTAAGTCATTATCAGAACCTGATTCTGCACAATTGTCGAAGTTATAATCCAGTGTTGTGGGTGGGTCGTCACTGAACCATCGCTAATAAAAGCCAA
This genomic stretch from Primulina eburnea isolate SZY01 unplaced genomic scaffold, ASM2296580v1 ctg3_ERROPOS2889059, whole genome shotgun sequence harbors:
- the LOC140821047 gene encoding uncharacterized protein, giving the protein MTSKVLHKVNKISKILQRKDMVIGEGINLLKGLIIFLEEYRNTGFEAAKSEAEKIALQMEMIDNAISSLKTRFEQFQKYEETFGFLFNLNKLKDADDESLNNSCAALEDFLKHEDDSDINALELFSELQLLRKALPDWITKPLEVLEYVKNLHHGFPNAWIAYRILLTIPVTVASAERSFSKLKLIKNYLRSTMSQDRLNGLAILSIEKKMVAKFDYDNLVDNFAQQKARRI